A DNA window from Nitrospira sp. contains the following coding sequences:
- a CDS encoding Type II toxin-antitoxin system RelE/ParE family toxin (MaGe:77308038) — MAYSILLAPPAERQLKALAEPAQKRIVKRLKSLRENPRPHGVKKLAGEEDLYRIREGDYRIVYTIQDKRLIVLVVKIGDRKEVYR; from the coding sequence ATGGCCTATTCGATTCTTCTCGCCCCTCCTGCCGAGCGCCAACTCAAAGCGCTTGCCGAGCCGGCGCAAAAACGAATCGTCAAACGTCTCAAATCATTACGTGAGAATCCACGCCCCCATGGTGTCAAGAAACTCGCCGGCGAAGAAGATTTGTACCGTATCCGCGAAGGCGACTATCGAATCGTGTATACGATTCAAGACAAGAGACTGATTGTCCTGGTCGTGAAGATCGGAGATCGCAAGGAAGTCTACCGCTAA
- a CDS encoding hypothetical protein (Evidence 4 : Unknown function but conserved in other organisms; MaGe:77308039) — MKIRGFWLGLTLGIVSTCLLSQWVYSVSSKEPDPLKGIAPDTVAEYIHSVIQADRTFYTNEIVERMQERGIVFASEHWRDAGDLPLPAQFVLETGRLVAKQPGGIRFRLISNWAVNKKNRPATEFERTALEKILVNDDRPYVGVTTEGKTRVFQALYPDKALSQMCADCHNVHPESLRRDFKKGDVIGGMLLTIPLPR; from the coding sequence ATGAAGATACGAGGCTTCTGGTTGGGGCTCACGCTTGGAATTGTCTCCACATGCCTGCTCAGTCAGTGGGTGTATTCCGTCTCAAGCAAGGAACCGGATCCGCTCAAGGGCATTGCTCCTGACACCGTCGCTGAGTATATCCATAGCGTGATACAGGCGGATCGAACGTTTTATACGAACGAGATTGTCGAGCGGATGCAAGAGCGGGGCATTGTCTTCGCGTCGGAACACTGGCGGGACGCCGGAGACCTTCCGTTACCCGCCCAGTTTGTGCTTGAAACGGGGCGGCTTGTCGCGAAGCAGCCGGGTGGCATTCGATTCCGGCTGATCAGTAATTGGGCCGTCAATAAAAAGAATCGCCCGGCGACAGAGTTTGAGCGCACGGCGCTTGAGAAGATCCTGGTGAATGACGACCGTCCCTATGTCGGGGTCACAACCGAAGGCAAGACGCGTGTGTTTCAGGCGCTCTATCCCGACAAGGCCTTGTCTCAGATGTGTGCCGATTGCCACAACGTGCATCCCGAAAGCCTCAGGAGGGATTTCAAGAAGGGCGACGTGATAGGGGGAATGCTCCTGACGATTCCGCTCCCTCGCTAG
- a CDS encoding MBL fold metallo-hydrolase (MaGe:77308040), which translates to MAIPMTYIVTVLLDVNEIQDVDDRAESRSYIVADRESKQAAIIDAVIENVERDLRLIAELGLTLRFAVETHIHADHITGASALKDRTGAQIVYGGGAKGEVTGADLFLFEGETLRLGQTSLMALATPGHTNGCTSYLLSGAVFTGDALFIRGNGRTDFQGGSPEKLFDSVRKKLFALPDDTIVYPGHDYQGRVSSTIGEEKRFNERLNLSIDQAAFVDMMNRRNVPRPAKMDLAIPPNMRAGRTA; encoded by the coding sequence GTGGCCATTCCTATGACCTATATTGTCACCGTGCTGCTGGACGTCAACGAGATACAGGACGTAGACGACCGGGCGGAAAGCCGCAGCTACATCGTGGCCGATCGCGAGTCCAAGCAAGCCGCGATCATCGATGCCGTCATTGAGAACGTCGAACGCGACCTTCGCCTGATCGCCGAGCTCGGGCTGACTCTCCGCTTTGCCGTTGAAACGCACATCCACGCCGATCACATCACCGGCGCCTCGGCTCTGAAAGATCGAACTGGCGCGCAAATCGTATACGGAGGCGGTGCGAAGGGCGAGGTCACCGGCGCGGATCTCTTTCTGTTCGAGGGCGAGACGCTGCGGCTCGGTCAAACGTCACTGATGGCGCTCGCAACCCCCGGCCATACGAATGGCTGCACGAGCTACCTGCTCTCCGGCGCCGTCTTCACCGGCGATGCGCTGTTCATCCGCGGCAACGGCCGGACCGATTTTCAAGGAGGCTCGCCGGAGAAGCTTTTCGACTCCGTCCGAAAGAAACTCTTTGCGCTGCCGGACGATACGATTGTCTATCCCGGACATGACTATCAAGGCCGAGTCTCTTCCACAATCGGCGAGGAAAAGCGATTCAACGAACGGTTGAACCTCTCCATCGACCAAGCAGCGTTCGTCGATATGATGAACCGAAGAAACGTCCCGCGTCCCGCCAAAATGGACCTCGCCATCCCCCCCAACATGAGAGCCGGGCGGACAGCCTGA
- a CDS encoding hypothetical protein (Evidence 4 : Unknown function but conserved in other organisms; MaGe:77308041), producing the protein MMPEIKPRSAADPLSIRLAEPADFDRIWEIFSRVIQTGDTYAYAPSTTKEQARDAWMGQGLRTYVALAGDKIEGTYILKPNQPGLGSHVANAAFMVDPLTAGNGIGTQMGRHALTEAKTLGYRAMQFNFVISTNDRAVALGLDSPSLALRRRPIVTGSWAL; encoded by the coding sequence ATGATGCCGGAGATAAAACCTCGCAGCGCAGCCGACCCTCTATCTATCCGTCTCGCTGAGCCGGCAGATTTCGACAGAATTTGGGAGATTTTCTCCCGAGTCATTCAGACGGGTGATACCTACGCCTACGCGCCATCGACCACCAAAGAACAAGCCAGAGACGCATGGATGGGCCAGGGCCTGCGCACCTATGTGGCGCTTGCCGGCGATAAAATTGAAGGCACGTACATTTTAAAGCCTAACCAGCCCGGCCTTGGCTCTCATGTGGCGAATGCCGCGTTTATGGTCGATCCACTAACGGCGGGAAACGGAATCGGCACCCAGATGGGCCGCCACGCATTAACTGAAGCGAAAACGCTCGGCTATCGCGCGATGCAGTTCAATTTCGTCATTAGCACGAATGACAGAGCAGTCGCTCTCGGCTTGGATTCTCCATCATTGGCACTGCGCCGAAGGCCTATCGTCACCGGCAGTTGGGCTTTGTAG
- a CDS encoding RND efflux system, outer membrane factor lipoprotein (MaGe:77308042) has translation MRRLALVLLSGLMLSCAVGPDYSRPDIPITDSYRMAEEGRDLPSLANMPWWDLYRDEELQKLIRIALEENKDLERAVATVEEFEARAFIAKTDYAPQLDVSANGPVARSGGVRFPGFASPFNYYLQGNLAWEIDIWGRLRRSNEAARADLLAKEENRRAVVLQLVGGVAQAYFDLRQFDLQQEIATRTLQAWDESIRISQARYRHGVINRLDVEQFRAERENAASRIAELKRQIVQKENELSVLLGRAPGQIPRGRSLADQVAPPVVPAGLPSDLLQRRPDVVQAEQQLAAATARIGAAKADRFPKLSLTGTLGIANPTLSKLFDSNGEYGVLGPGLAAPLLNAKALGFQQDSVEAQARQAVAQYKQTVLVAFKEVEDSLVGVSTTREQAAAQERQVSALKAALHLANLRYKGGLANYLDVLIAQRNLFDAELSLASTRRLNLTSVVQLYKALGGGWSPDERGQEQSAAAPVEVSHK, from the coding sequence ATGCGCCGCCTGGCCTTGGTGTTGTTGTCGGGGTTGATGCTGTCCTGCGCGGTGGGTCCCGATTACTCCCGTCCAGACATTCCCATCACGGATTCCTACCGCATGGCGGAGGAGGGCCGCGATCTGCCTTCTCTCGCCAATATGCCCTGGTGGGATCTCTACCGGGATGAGGAGCTTCAAAAGCTCATTCGCATCGCGTTGGAAGAAAACAAAGACCTTGAGCGGGCGGTCGCAACGGTCGAAGAGTTCGAGGCGCGTGCCTTCATCGCGAAGACCGATTACGCGCCTCAGCTAGATGTTTCGGCCAATGGCCCGGTTGCCAGGTCTGGCGGTGTGCGGTTTCCTGGCTTTGCGAGTCCGTTTAACTATTATCTCCAAGGAAATCTGGCTTGGGAAATCGATATCTGGGGGCGCCTTCGCCGTTCGAACGAAGCGGCTCGCGCCGACCTCCTGGCTAAGGAGGAGAACCGCCGTGCCGTTGTTCTGCAACTTGTCGGAGGGGTGGCCCAAGCCTATTTCGATCTGCGGCAGTTCGATCTGCAACAGGAGATCGCCACGCGCACGTTGCAAGCCTGGGATGAGTCGATTCGGATCAGCCAGGCGCGCTATCGGCATGGGGTCATCAATCGGCTCGATGTCGAACAGTTCCGGGCGGAGCGGGAGAATGCCGCGTCGCGTATTGCCGAATTGAAACGGCAAATTGTCCAAAAAGAAAATGAGCTTAGTGTGTTGCTTGGCAGAGCTCCCGGGCAAATTCCGCGCGGGCGCTCGCTGGCGGATCAAGTGGCGCCGCCTGTGGTACCGGCCGGTCTGCCATCGGACCTGCTGCAACGGCGTCCGGATGTCGTGCAAGCGGAACAGCAATTGGCCGCGGCGACGGCGCGGATCGGCGCGGCCAAAGCCGATCGCTTCCCCAAGCTTTCCCTGACCGGCACGCTCGGCATTGCCAACCCGACGCTCTCAAAGTTATTCGACTCGAATGGAGAATATGGCGTCTTGGGACCTGGGCTTGCCGCGCCTTTGCTCAATGCCAAAGCGCTGGGATTTCAACAAGACTCTGTAGAAGCCCAGGCTCGGCAGGCGGTGGCGCAATATAAACAGACGGTTCTTGTGGCATTCAAAGAAGTTGAAGATTCGCTGGTCGGGGTCAGCACCACGCGCGAACAGGCGGCGGCGCAGGAGCGGCAGGTGAGTGCGCTCAAGGCGGCGTTGCATCTCGCGAACCTTCGATACAAGGGCGGACTCGCGAACTATCTGGATGTTTTAATCGCCCAACGGAATCTCTTTGACGCGGAGCTTTCCCTGGCTTCAACGCGCCGGCTCAATCTGACGTCGGTGGTCCAACTCTACAAAGCGTTGGGTGGCGGGTGGTCGCCGGACGAGCGTGGCCAGGAACAATCGGCGGCCGCGCCCGTTGAAGTCTCCCATAAGTGA
- a CDS encoding RND efflux system, membrane fusion protein (MaGe:77308044) codes for MKNFAEMKTSLPIGCVLAAVMAVTGCKPAAGPPPAPPLPQVEVVTVSTESVPDEPELIGQAEASSIVEIRPQVTGIIKQRHFSEGRDVKKGDRLYEIDPTPFKAAEISAKAREAQAQARLIQAKQNLARVKPLLAEDAVSQKDVDDAIAEDLASRAALESARGDLVKAKFDLDNTVIVAPVDGLIERTRFYQGRLVTAQTDLLTVIHQVDPMYVIVSAPESFLLKRRRDTLSKQIDHPGLYSLTGTAIFVDKTVYPHEGHLDFTDIGLRTDTGSRQARVVFPNPDRILLPGQFLTVRFHGVSKPHAILVPQRAVQQGPKGAVVYVVGPDDKVEVRNVKATDWLGDRWLIEEGLQAGERVVVEGFQRAMPGAQVRVAMAASSAPAATEAVPPPLPTQAEDKKSEETK; via the coding sequence ATGAAGAATTTTGCCGAGATGAAAACGTCACTGCCGATCGGCTGCGTCCTTGCCGCGGTCATGGCGGTGACCGGGTGCAAGCCAGCCGCCGGACCTCCTCCTGCTCCGCCGTTGCCGCAGGTTGAAGTGGTTACGGTTTCTACTGAGTCGGTTCCCGACGAGCCGGAATTGATCGGGCAGGCCGAAGCGTCGAGCATTGTCGAGATTCGTCCGCAAGTCACCGGGATTATCAAACAACGGCATTTTTCCGAGGGGCGCGACGTCAAGAAAGGCGACCGCCTCTATGAGATCGACCCGACTCCGTTCAAAGCGGCCGAGATAAGCGCCAAGGCCAGAGAAGCGCAGGCCCAGGCACGGCTCATTCAAGCCAAGCAGAATCTGGCGCGCGTCAAGCCGTTGCTGGCCGAAGACGCCGTGAGCCAGAAGGATGTCGATGATGCGATCGCGGAAGATCTTGCCTCCAGAGCCGCGCTGGAATCCGCACGGGGGGATCTGGTCAAAGCGAAATTCGATCTGGACAATACGGTGATCGTGGCGCCCGTCGATGGGCTGATTGAACGCACCCGGTTTTATCAGGGGCGGCTGGTCACGGCCCAAACGGATTTACTGACCGTGATCCATCAGGTTGATCCCATGTATGTCATTGTCAGCGCGCCGGAAAGTTTTCTCCTCAAGCGGCGGCGCGACACATTGTCTAAGCAGATCGATCATCCGGGGCTTTACAGTCTGACGGGCACGGCCATCTTCGTCGACAAAACCGTGTATCCCCATGAGGGGCATCTGGATTTCACCGATATCGGCTTGCGAACGGACACGGGATCCAGGCAGGCGCGGGTCGTGTTCCCGAATCCCGACCGGATCCTGCTACCGGGCCAGTTTTTGACGGTGCGTTTCCACGGGGTGTCGAAGCCCCATGCCATCCTGGTGCCTCAGCGGGCCGTTCAACAAGGGCCGAAGGGCGCGGTGGTGTATGTCGTCGGTCCGGACGACAAGGTGGAAGTTCGGAATGTGAAGGCGACGGATTGGCTGGGAGATCGGTGGCTTATCGAGGAAGGGCTTCAGGCCGGTGAACGAGTGGTGGTAGAGGGCTTTCAGCGAGCCATGCCGGGAGCTCAGGTGAGAGTGGCGATGGCGGCATCCTCCGCGCCAGCCGCAACGGAGGCTGTCCCTCCGCCTCTTCCGACTCAAGCGGAAGACAAAAAGTCGGAAGAGACAAAATGA
- a CDS encoding Rhodanese-like domain-containing protein (MaGe:77308045), with amino-acid sequence MKTTSAKKMRIPSAAKAKKYFEDRMAFTTGPVELERWVQQGQPVRIIDVRAAEDYAEGHVPGAINLPKTEWGKAKAVKAALNKKAINVLYCYSQVCHLAATAAVEFAKQGYPVMELEGGWRWWKNDGFDVEK; translated from the coding sequence ATGAAGACGACGTCTGCGAAGAAGATGCGCATTCCCTCGGCCGCCAAGGCCAAGAAATATTTTGAAGACAGAATGGCCTTTACCACGGGACCGGTGGAATTGGAGCGATGGGTGCAGCAGGGGCAGCCTGTTCGGATCATCGATGTGCGCGCGGCCGAAGACTATGCCGAGGGACATGTCCCAGGCGCCATCAACCTTCCGAAGACCGAATGGGGCAAGGCCAAGGCGGTGAAGGCGGCGTTGAACAAGAAGGCGATCAACGTGCTCTATTGCTATTCCCAGGTCTGCCACCTCGCGGCGACGGCCGCTGTCGAATTTGCCAAACAAGGCTACCCCGTTATGGAGTTGGAAGGGGGATGGCGCTGGTGGAAAAATGACGGATTCGACGTGGAGAAATAG
- a CDS encoding Peroxiredoxin OsmC (MaGe:77308046) → MKRNASAEWQGDLKTGKGTVSTESGVLNAAQYSFGTRFETGHGTNPEELIAAGHAGCFTMALSAQLGNAGLVPQRLQTTAALTFEKLEAGWTVTGIHLDVNGRVPNADQAAWEKATAAAKAGCPISRLLNTTITMKATLEG, encoded by the coding sequence ATGAAACGGAATGCATCGGCTGAATGGCAGGGCGATCTCAAAACCGGCAAAGGGACGGTCTCGACGGAAAGCGGAGTGTTGAACGCGGCGCAGTATTCGTTTGGAACGAGGTTTGAAACCGGCCACGGGACGAATCCGGAAGAGTTGATTGCGGCGGGTCATGCGGGCTGTTTCACGATGGCCTTGTCCGCTCAACTCGGTAATGCCGGACTCGTGCCGCAGCGGCTTCAGACGACGGCGGCGCTCACGTTTGAAAAGCTGGAGGCCGGCTGGACGGTGACGGGCATTCATCTGGACGTCAACGGCCGGGTGCCCAATGCGGATCAAGCCGCGTGGGAGAAGGCGACCGCGGCGGCGAAGGCCGGCTGTCCGATTTCCCGCCTCCTTAACACGACCATCACGATGAAGGCGACGCTTGAAGGATAA
- a CDS encoding conserved exported protein of unknown function (Evidence 4 : Unknown function but conserved in other organisms; MaGe:77308047) has protein sequence MRQRGWSGMFLFVASLVFAVSPALADVDDGSKIAITSPKDGATVGDTFPLSYELTKGSKAAHGHVYLDGEPQKKFPGTFKGLSKGKHVIKVQAATHDHEHLTATDSITVDVQ, from the coding sequence ATGAGACAGCGAGGATGGTCCGGTATGTTCCTGTTCGTCGCCAGTTTGGTTTTTGCGGTCAGCCCCGCACTGGCTGACGTCGATGATGGATCGAAGATCGCAATCACTTCACCGAAGGATGGGGCGACGGTGGGGGACACCTTTCCACTTTCGTACGAGCTGACGAAAGGATCCAAGGCGGCTCATGGGCATGTCTACCTGGACGGCGAGCCGCAGAAGAAGTTTCCCGGCACGTTCAAGGGCTTGAGCAAAGGCAAGCATGTGATCAAGGTTCAAGCCGCAACCCATGACCACGAGCATTTGACGGCGACCGATTCGATTACGGTGGATGTTCAATAG
- a CDS encoding hypothetical protein (Evidence 4 : Unknown function but conserved in other organisms; MaGe:77308048), with product MLKISITQSADRTRVAVAGRLVGPWVEELRRCWNDADAGRRTRWRVDLRETTHVDSEGTALLSEMFRQGVTFQAQGCLMRAIVEGLAAVPDPRAQGGPASSL from the coding sequence ATGTTGAAGATCTCGATCACCCAGAGTGCGGATAGAACCCGTGTCGCCGTTGCGGGGCGATTGGTCGGGCCCTGGGTCGAGGAGTTGCGGCGTTGTTGGAACGACGCGGATGCCGGCCGGAGAACGCGATGGCGGGTCGATCTTCGCGAGACCACGCACGTGGACTCGGAGGGCACGGCCCTGCTGTCGGAGATGTTTCGCCAAGGGGTGACGTTCCAAGCGCAAGGCTGCTTGATGCGCGCGATCGTCGAGGGGCTGGCCGCCGTGCCTGACCCGCGAGCGCAGGGCGGACCGGCGTCGTCCCTGTAA
- a CDS encoding conserved exported protein of unknown function (Evidence 4 : Unknown function but conserved in other organisms; MaGe:77308049), whose product MKTIFLRATVGVLLIVSAIAVSACHRHHTPAERAEWMTEKIAKHLDLDDRQKTALLAVKSEVLAARAGLQKEQQALVEELIVQMQGDRLDQAKVAALIERHQALQVQMMMRVFPKFAEWQAGLRPEQKAEAAEHIRRWMARYEESH is encoded by the coding sequence ATGAAGACGATATTTCTCAGAGCCACAGTCGGAGTCTTGCTGATTGTCAGCGCCATCGCAGTCTCGGCGTGCCATCGTCACCATACTCCGGCGGAGCGGGCCGAATGGATGACGGAAAAGATCGCGAAGCATCTCGATCTCGATGACCGTCAGAAAACCGCGTTGCTCGCTGTGAAGAGTGAGGTGCTGGCTGCGCGGGCTGGGTTGCAGAAAGAGCAGCAGGCGCTGGTGGAAGAATTGATCGTGCAGATGCAGGGCGACCGGCTCGATCAAGCGAAAGTAGCCGCGCTCATTGAGCGGCATCAAGCGTTGCAGGTCCAGATGATGATGCGGGTGTTCCCCAAGTTCGCCGAGTGGCAGGCCGGCCTGCGGCCGGAGCAAAAAGCCGAGGCGGCGGAGCACATCAGGCGGTGGATGGCGCGGTACGAAGAGAGTCACTAA
- a CDS encoding Membrane protein 2, distant similarity to thiosulfate:quinone oxidoreductase DoxD (MaGe:77308050): protein MRSFFKTDDSWTGLILRVVLGGVIFAHGAQKLLGWYGGFGFEGTMGFFTQQMGLPWLVAFLVIIGESIGSLGLVAGLFTRFTAGSFIVIMLGAIMTVHLPQGFFMNWMGQQTGEGFEYHLLVIGMSVALLISGGGKWAVDSLIARWLDEREVFPARKASAVSLGFRMF from the coding sequence ATGCGCAGCTTTTTCAAGACAGACGATTCGTGGACCGGTTTGATTTTGCGGGTGGTGCTCGGAGGGGTGATCTTCGCGCACGGCGCTCAGAAGTTGTTGGGCTGGTACGGCGGGTTCGGATTTGAGGGCACCATGGGATTCTTTACGCAACAGATGGGCCTTCCCTGGCTGGTCGCGTTTCTCGTCATCATTGGAGAATCCATCGGCAGCCTGGGGTTGGTGGCGGGGCTGTTCACGCGATTCACGGCGGGCAGCTTCATCGTGATCATGCTTGGCGCGATCATGACGGTCCACTTGCCGCAGGGGTTCTTTATGAACTGGATGGGACAACAGACGGGCGAAGGCTTTGAGTATCACCTGCTGGTCATCGGCATGAGCGTGGCGTTGTTGATCTCGGGTGGCGGCAAGTGGGCAGTCGATAGTCTGATCGCCCGTTGGCTAGATGAGCGGGAGGTTTTTCCGGCCCGCAAAGCATCGGCGGTGTCGCTCGGTTTCCGCATGTTCTGA
- a CDS encoding hypothetical protein (Evidence 4 : Unknown function but conserved in other organisms; MaGe:77308051), which yields MEDMMLWVGWYVMLVTFPFVVTGLLMKEWVANAAPQRVRNHRW from the coding sequence ATGGAAGACATGATGTTGTGGGTTGGATGGTACGTAATGCTCGTGACGTTTCCGTTTGTCGTGACCGGGCTGCTGATGAAGGAGTGGGTGGCGAATGCGGCTCCGCAACGGGTGCGAAACCATAGATGGTAA
- a CDS encoding conserved membrane protein of unknown function (Evidence 4 : Unknown function but conserved in other organisms; MaGe:77308052) gives MKDPADTADAKQQAINRLRTLVVHRFSLLEDKADDSEIERRIRGGVELVGATPWILMFAIFVASIGLNVNSTAVIIGAMLISPLMGPIMGVGLGVAVYDFDFVKRSLWNLGIATGISLIVSAVYFSVSPLQEAQSELLARTTPTIWDVLIALFGGLAGIVGVTRKETSNVIPGVAIATALMPPICTAGFGIATGDWRFAAGALYLYTINCVFIALSTVIGLRILRLTPRQFADATIAWRVKLWLTILSLCTALPSAYLAVMLVQEEVFKARAQHFVDREFSFPNTHVAELKVNPKTRIIELSLIGAPLANTSLQTIEGRLAGDQLNDAHIVVHQSSDDKVDVTALKSSLLSDLYRDSQLASQKKDAEILRLQNEIASRDVLVATAEDISKELRAQYASIAQIMVGETLVFAKGAPPKALSDLHVLSSAPLSRGEQKRIENWFKVRTKTEDVVVHFEGPTQEMRPKRR, from the coding sequence ATGAAGGATCCTGCTGACACCGCTGATGCCAAGCAACAGGCAATCAATCGTCTACGCACGCTCGTAGTGCATCGGTTCAGTCTGCTTGAAGATAAAGCAGACGATAGCGAAATCGAGCGCCGCATCCGTGGCGGGGTAGAACTCGTCGGGGCAACTCCATGGATTTTGATGTTTGCCATTTTTGTCGCATCGATCGGCCTCAACGTAAATTCGACCGCGGTCATCATCGGTGCCATGCTGATTTCCCCTCTCATGGGGCCCATCATGGGCGTGGGGCTTGGTGTAGCGGTCTATGACTTTGACTTTGTCAAGCGATCGCTATGGAACCTCGGTATCGCCACGGGGATCAGTCTGATTGTTTCCGCAGTCTATTTTTCAGTCTCGCCCTTACAGGAAGCCCAATCTGAGCTGTTAGCGAGAACCACGCCGACGATTTGGGATGTGCTGATCGCGTTATTCGGCGGTCTGGCCGGTATCGTGGGAGTGACACGGAAAGAAACATCGAATGTCATTCCTGGAGTTGCGATTGCCACGGCGCTGATGCCGCCTATTTGCACGGCGGGGTTTGGTATAGCCACGGGCGACTGGCGTTTTGCCGCAGGCGCTTTGTACCTGTACACGATCAATTGCGTGTTTATTGCCTTGTCTACGGTGATCGGCTTACGGATTTTGCGCCTCACTCCACGCCAATTCGCAGATGCCACAATCGCCTGGCGTGTAAAACTCTGGCTGACGATATTGTCTCTCTGCACGGCATTGCCAAGCGCATATCTGGCTGTCATGCTTGTTCAGGAAGAGGTCTTCAAGGCACGAGCGCAGCACTTTGTCGATCGGGAGTTCTCGTTTCCGAACACGCATGTGGCCGAGCTGAAGGTTAATCCTAAAACTCGAATCATTGAGCTTTCTTTGATTGGCGCGCCGCTGGCAAACACCTCGCTCCAAACCATCGAGGGCCGCTTGGCGGGAGATCAATTGAATGACGCACACATTGTTGTGCACCAGTCAAGCGATGACAAAGTCGATGTCACCGCGTTGAAGTCCTCTCTCTTGAGTGACCTGTACCGGGATAGCCAGCTAGCGTCTCAGAAAAAGGATGCTGAAATTCTCCGTCTGCAAAACGAGATTGCATCGAGAGACGTGCTTGTTGCAACGGCCGAAGATATTTCCAAAGAGCTTCGCGCGCAATATGCATCCATCGCACAGATCATGGTTGGTGAAACTCTGGTATTCGCAAAAGGCGCTCCCCCAAAAGCACTGTCAGATCTGCACGTGTTATCGAGCGCACCTCTTTCAAGAGGAGAGCAGAAACGAATTGAGAATTGGTTCAAGGTCAGAACAAAAACAGAGGACGTGGTGGTGCATTTTGAAGGCCCAACTCAAGAAATGAGGCCGAAGCGCCGGTAA
- a CDS encoding hypothetical protein (Evidence 5 : Unknown function; MaGe:77308053), which produces MTTEQKIIKTKVGRLELTKHPGNVSKACQVMGYSRDSVYRRRAKTMLFSLLGQGRTAGCVIAHCVVNDRKG; this is translated from the coding sequence ATGACGACGGAACAGAAGATCATCAAGACGAAGGTGGGCCGGTTGGAATTGACGAAACACCCGGGTAATGTCTCGAAGGCCTGCCAGGTGATGGGCTATAGCCGGGATAGCGTCTACCGCAGGCGCGCCAAGACGATGTTGTTCTCATTGCTCGGACAAGGCCGCACTGCTGGTTGTGTCATTGCACACTGTGTAGTCAATGATCGGAAAGGGTGA